A genomic segment from Nitrospira sp. encodes:
- a CDS encoding Alkaline phosphatase yields the protein MILQITGTSDQLTLQSFLADPAYRIEQVRFADGTTWDSETLRDQARQLLIGTGGNDFLQPTNFFNAPVDQLITGGAGDDFLNGDTDDDVRFIGQDKLLGGDGNDRLMGGALDDVLDGGAGDDRLYGDAYFSPFALENAQPSIHPGADVLLGGTGNDFLDGGSGNDRLDGGMGTDILLGQGGDDQLDGGDGQDTLIGGLGNDLLVGGQGDDALYGDDQANGVEGGADVLDGGAGNDTLSGGAGDDTYLFGRGYGQDTITNFDTGFGRRDVIQLLPDVLPSDIVVTRGVDPSRTELGQADLILTIAGTQDQVTVRGFFAAEFNQIQQVIFRDGTIWDVPTLVSKASTLEGTVEADVLKSTSLLLNETLMGLGGDDVLDGGAGADLLIGGTGDDTYVVDTMLDQIIERPGEGTDTVQSLVNYMLAEGLEHLTLLNPAGNSVNLGNGQFGPDPERAAVYGIGNTVNNVLTGNQADNILDGGAGDDTLFGGGGSTRVPVNGGNDILIGGAGSDTFQYNPRGGMDTIVDVAAAGEGNMLVFGSNGRERITDSAVTLDVFAGQFRLVTATDGNGDVRDAVLLSTFNPYDPFGTHTVDTFQFANGVTLFYSDLLSRGFEFQGARTNDLLLGTVLDDRMTGRAGDDELRGSAGNDTYVFELGDGQDTIEDVATAQAGNAIEFGFGIDLKDLQVMQSGSSLTIGVGTGRDAIRLRGFELPGVNGSLVVEQLRFNDDGSQVNLADLFTTPATEGNDVVAGGAGDDLLFARGGDDTLNGGVGTDRLMGGAGNDTYLFGAGDGIDTITDVAGPGEGNRLVLGAGFDAATVRFERVATERSELALTAGTDQIRLTHFDAQNPFGAHAVDTFQFADGTILTYQALLSRGLDIRGSETDADVLQAVDGTNDRLIGLGGDDALIGGTGDDTLIGGHGNDSLEGGAGSDTYVFNLGDGVDVLRDQGASGEVNRLVFGSGITLANLRLVTNPFDYRLLIGTNGDAIRFANLSFGVEDVQRIEFADGISTTLKDLLPAIVGTVDDDVALTGRATSDVISGLAGNDVIRGGDGNDTITGGQGNDTLQGNAGFDTYVFNLGDGVDTIVESAGPGDANRIQFGAGITVGDVNVTEHEGLWTITVGTGEDTIRVSGSSAPADVLQFADGTQHSIAAWATSGLATGLRDVLAGGAEADTLDGLAGDDVLYGGAGDDQLLGSEGADYLVGGVGQDRLNGGAGLDTLEGGTGDDFYIVDDPADVVIERRGEGIDTIQSSADYRLWDNGINDIENLTLVGPQEISAFGNNLDNVLTGNALNNRLDGGAGGDRLIGGAGDDTYVVDDVRDVVIEQAGEGSDTVESSVDLVLSANVENLILTDSALAGTGNALNNALMGNDLDNLLDGGADADLLSGGAGNDTYVVDNVDDVVVEQAYGGVDLVRSSVTYILGDQIENLILTGAAPIDGTGNELVNVLMGNAAANVLSGGAGNDTLAGGVGNDTLRGGTGNDIYLFSLGDGVDTIDDTAALGEGNRILFGVGITQSDLRLTQTGSVLTIHVKNGGDAIRLLNFDPTGTNGSVVVETLAFADGTFARLADLQTGPGEITGTEGNDTFAGTLDDDVIGALGGDDTVDALAGNDTVSGGTGNDLLHGGAGADVLSGEAGNDLLDGGTGADHLVGGAGDDTYVVDQIDDVVTELANEGIDTVQSAVTYALSPNVENLTLTGTDAINGIGNELNNMLTGNSGANILTGGLGNDIYVVGTGDMVVENLNEGIDTVQSSVSWVLDNHVENLILTGTATITGTGNGLDNVLIGNSAANVLDGGVGSDAMSGGLGGDTYVVDDSGDSVTEQVNEGVDLVLSSVSYILGANVENLRMTGTAHLAGTGNALANVVTGNAGSNVLDGGLGADTLIGGAGDDTYLVDDAGDVVTEQANEGIDTVQSSISYTLGANLENLTLTGTANLNGTGNGLSNTLLGNLGNNRLDGGAGADTMAGGAGDDTYVVDQSGDVVTEQVNEGTDTVESALTYILGANLENLTLTGTGAINGTGNALDNLLIGNAANNTLTSGAGNDHLDGGLGSDTMIGGAGNDIYVVDNVGDVLTEQAIEGTDAAQSSVSYILSANVENLTLTGTANLTGTGNSLNNVLVGNAGNNVLDGGAGADTMTGGAGDDTYLVDNSGDVVSESVNEGVDSVQSTVIYQLGVNVENLTLTGTAAINGTGNELNNTLTGNGAVNVLDGGAGNDTLLSGAGNDALRGGSGDDRLDGGVGSDSMLGGSGNDTYVVDNTGDTITEALNEGVDTVESTVTYTLGANLEDLTLIGTWVINGTGNALDNILLGNSANNTLTGGAGNDRLDGRLGSDTMIGGTGDDTYVVNQVGDVVTEAANQGIDTVESAITYTLGSNLENLTLTGTGNLNGTGNVLNNVIFGNVGANALDGGSGNDTIDGGAGNDSLLGGSGDDQLLGGLGDDTLNAGSGNDLLNGGDGNDLLDAGSGDDQLFGGAGNDLLTGGSGADQFTGGTGNDRLMGGSGNDLYNFFRGDGQDTIIDQDPFPGNSDKLLFGTTINPLDLILSRQANDLRISLHGTTDQVTIQNWYGGATNQTETIQAGNGQTLFNTQIDQLIQAMASFSQQTGLTWDQAIDQRPQDVQTVLAANWH from the coding sequence GTGATCCTTCAGATCACCGGCACGTCCGACCAGTTGACCCTGCAATCGTTCCTCGCAGATCCGGCCTATCGCATCGAACAGGTGCGATTCGCCGACGGCACGACCTGGGACAGTGAGACCCTGCGCGACCAGGCGCGTCAACTACTCATCGGCACGGGGGGCAATGATTTCCTGCAACCCACGAACTTTTTTAACGCGCCGGTCGATCAACTGATCACGGGAGGAGCTGGCGACGACTTCCTGAACGGCGATACCGATGACGATGTGCGGTTCATCGGACAGGACAAACTCCTGGGCGGGGATGGCAATGACCGGCTCATGGGCGGTGCCCTCGACGATGTGTTGGACGGCGGGGCCGGCGATGATCGGCTCTATGGCGATGCCTATTTCAGTCCCTTCGCGCTGGAGAATGCTCAGCCATCGATCCATCCTGGTGCGGATGTCCTGCTCGGCGGGACTGGGAACGACTTCCTGGACGGCGGGAGCGGCAACGACCGACTGGACGGAGGCATGGGGACGGACATCCTGCTTGGACAGGGCGGCGATGACCAGTTGGATGGAGGCGATGGGCAAGACACATTGATCGGTGGGTTGGGCAACGACCTCCTGGTCGGGGGGCAAGGAGACGACGCCCTCTACGGCGATGATCAAGCCAATGGCGTCGAGGGTGGAGCGGATGTGCTCGATGGAGGGGCCGGCAACGACACCCTTTCCGGCGGAGCCGGCGACGACACCTATCTCTTCGGCCGTGGCTATGGACAGGATACCATCACCAACTTCGACACAGGCTTCGGCCGCCGGGATGTGATCCAGCTGCTGCCGGACGTGCTGCCGTCCGACATTGTGGTGACGCGAGGCGTGGACCCTTCGCGGACCGAGCTCGGGCAGGCGGATCTCATCCTCACGATTGCCGGCACCCAGGACCAGGTGACGGTCCGTGGCTTCTTCGCCGCTGAGTTTAACCAGATCCAACAGGTGATCTTCAGGGACGGGACCATCTGGGATGTTCCCACGCTCGTCAGCAAGGCCAGCACGCTCGAGGGGACGGTGGAGGCGGATGTGCTCAAAAGCACAAGCCTGCTCTTGAATGAGACCCTGATGGGGCTGGGGGGAGATGACGTCCTGGATGGTGGCGCTGGCGCCGATCTGCTGATCGGTGGCACCGGCGACGACACCTACGTTGTCGATACCATGCTGGATCAGATAATCGAACGTCCCGGCGAAGGGACGGACACGGTTCAGAGTCTCGTGAACTACATGCTGGCCGAGGGGCTCGAACATCTCACGCTGCTCAATCCGGCCGGCAATAGTGTGAACCTGGGGAATGGTCAGTTTGGGCCGGATCCTGAACGCGCCGCCGTCTATGGGATCGGCAACACTGTGAACAACGTCCTCACGGGGAACCAAGCTGACAACATCCTGGACGGCGGGGCCGGCGACGATACGTTGTTTGGGGGCGGCGGGTCGACCCGAGTGCCGGTGAATGGTGGCAATGACATCCTGATCGGCGGTGCGGGCAGCGACACCTTCCAGTACAACCCTCGCGGGGGGATGGACACCATCGTTGATGTGGCGGCAGCGGGTGAAGGCAATATGCTGGTTTTCGGATCGAACGGCCGGGAACGAATTACGGATAGTGCCGTCACATTGGATGTGTTCGCGGGACAGTTCCGTCTCGTGACGGCGACCGACGGCAACGGCGATGTGCGCGACGCCGTGTTGTTGTCCACCTTCAACCCGTACGATCCCTTTGGCACCCATACGGTCGACACCTTCCAGTTTGCCAATGGTGTGACCCTCTTCTACAGCGACCTCCTCAGTCGGGGTTTCGAGTTCCAGGGGGCCCGGACGAATGATCTGCTGCTCGGCACGGTCCTGGACGACCGCATGACCGGTCGCGCGGGGGACGACGAACTGCGCGGGAGCGCCGGCAACGACACCTACGTCTTTGAACTCGGGGACGGCCAGGACACGATTGAGGATGTGGCGACGGCTCAAGCGGGGAACGCGATCGAGTTTGGATTTGGGATTGACTTGAAGGATCTGCAGGTGATGCAATCCGGGTCATCCCTGACGATTGGCGTGGGGACCGGCCGTGATGCGATTAGGCTCCGCGGGTTCGAACTGCCGGGCGTCAATGGGTCGCTGGTCGTCGAACAGTTGCGCTTTAACGATGACGGCAGCCAGGTGAATCTGGCCGATCTGTTTACGACACCAGCGACGGAAGGAAATGACGTGGTGGCCGGAGGCGCGGGTGACGACCTGCTCTTTGCCCGAGGCGGCGACGATACGCTGAACGGCGGGGTGGGCACAGATCGCCTGATGGGCGGGGCCGGCAACGATACCTATCTGTTCGGTGCGGGTGATGGGATCGATACGATCACCGATGTGGCTGGTCCGGGCGAGGGGAACCGGCTCGTGCTGGGGGCTGGGTTCGATGCCGCCACGGTCAGGTTTGAACGAGTCGCCACTGAGCGGAGTGAATTGGCGCTCACGGCCGGGACGGATCAGATACGCCTGACTCATTTCGATGCCCAGAATCCGTTCGGGGCCCATGCGGTCGACACCTTCCAATTCGCGGACGGCACCATCCTGACGTATCAGGCGCTCCTCAGCCGGGGACTGGACATTCGGGGCAGTGAGACGGACGCCGATGTGCTGCAAGCGGTCGACGGCACGAATGATCGCCTGATCGGGCTCGGAGGGGACGATGCGTTGATCGGGGGCACCGGCGATGACACCCTGATCGGCGGGCACGGCAATGACTCGCTCGAGGGCGGGGCCGGGAGCGACACCTATGTCTTCAATCTTGGAGACGGCGTGGATGTCCTGCGGGACCAAGGTGCGTCGGGAGAAGTGAATCGTCTGGTGTTCGGCAGCGGGATCACACTCGCCAATTTGCGTCTCGTGACAAATCCCTTCGATTATCGTCTCCTCATCGGCACGAACGGGGATGCGATTCGCTTCGCGAACCTGTCCTTCGGCGTCGAGGATGTGCAACGGATCGAGTTTGCCGACGGCATCTCCACGACACTCAAAGACCTGCTGCCGGCGATCGTTGGGACAGTCGATGATGATGTGGCCCTCACCGGTCGCGCCACCTCTGATGTAATCTCCGGACTGGCCGGAAATGACGTGATTCGTGGCGGCGACGGCAACGACACGATCACCGGGGGACAGGGCAACGATACCCTCCAGGGGAATGCGGGATTTGACACCTATGTCTTCAACCTCGGAGACGGTGTCGATACGATCGTGGAATCGGCAGGCCCTGGCGATGCGAACCGGATTCAATTCGGGGCCGGCATCACGGTCGGCGATGTCAACGTGACGGAGCATGAAGGACTGTGGACGATTACGGTGGGGACTGGCGAGGATACGATTCGCGTGTCCGGAAGTTCCGCCCCGGCCGACGTCTTACAGTTCGCCGACGGCACGCAACACAGTATCGCGGCCTGGGCGACGTCGGGGCTGGCGACCGGCTTGAGAGATGTTTTGGCAGGCGGCGCTGAAGCGGACACGCTCGATGGGTTGGCCGGTGATGACGTGCTGTATGGTGGAGCCGGTGATGACCAGCTGTTGGGAAGTGAAGGTGCCGATTACCTTGTGGGTGGCGTGGGACAAGACAGGCTGAACGGTGGCGCGGGTCTCGACACCCTGGAAGGCGGGACGGGTGACGACTTCTACATTGTCGACGATCCGGCTGATGTGGTGATCGAGCGGCGTGGTGAGGGGATCGATACGATTCAGAGTAGCGCGGACTATCGGCTGTGGGACAATGGCATCAATGATATTGAAAACCTCACCCTGGTTGGACCCCAAGAAATTTCTGCCTTTGGGAATAACCTCGACAACGTCTTGACCGGGAACGCGCTCAACAACCGCTTGGATGGCGGAGCGGGCGGCGATCGGCTCATCGGCGGCGCCGGCGACGACACCTATGTGGTGGACGATGTGCGCGATGTGGTCATTGAGCAGGCCGGCGAAGGGAGCGATACGGTTGAAAGTTCCGTCGACCTGGTCTTGTCGGCCAATGTGGAGAATCTGATCCTTACCGATTCGGCGCTGGCCGGGACCGGCAATGCCCTGAACAACGCGCTTATGGGGAACGACCTCGATAATCTTCTCGACGGGGGGGCCGACGCCGATCTCCTGAGCGGTGGGGCGGGTAATGATACCTATGTCGTGGACAACGTCGACGACGTGGTGGTGGAACAGGCCTATGGGGGAGTCGATCTCGTCCGTAGCTCGGTCACCTATATTCTGGGTGACCAGATTGAAAACCTGATTCTAACTGGTGCGGCGCCCATTGACGGGACTGGCAATGAGCTGGTCAACGTCCTGATGGGGAACGCGGCGGCCAACGTGCTGTCGGGCGGGGCTGGCAACGATACCCTTGCCGGAGGCGTAGGGAACGATACGCTCAGAGGCGGGACGGGGAACGATATCTACTTGTTCAGCCTCGGGGACGGCGTCGATACCATCGACGATACCGCCGCGTTGGGTGAAGGGAACCGGATCCTGTTCGGAGTTGGGATCACACAGAGCGATCTGCGCCTGACCCAGACCGGCTCGGTCTTGACCATTCATGTCAAGAATGGCGGCGATGCCATACGACTGCTGAACTTTGATCCCACAGGGACCAACGGGTCCGTCGTGGTGGAGACCTTGGCCTTTGCCGATGGGACGTTTGCTCGTCTCGCCGATCTCCAGACCGGACCGGGTGAGATCACGGGCACAGAGGGGAACGATACCTTCGCCGGGACGCTGGATGACGACGTGATTGGCGCGCTCGGGGGCGACGACACGGTCGACGCACTCGCCGGGAATGATACGGTGAGCGGCGGGACTGGGAACGACCTTCTCCACGGAGGGGCGGGCGCCGATGTGTTGTCGGGCGAGGCGGGCAATGACCTGCTCGACGGAGGCACCGGGGCCGATCATCTGGTCGGTGGTGCGGGCGATGACACCTATGTCGTCGATCAGATCGACGATGTCGTGACGGAACTGGCCAATGAAGGGATCGATACGGTGCAGAGCGCGGTCACCTATGCGCTCAGTCCGAACGTGGAAAACCTCACCCTAACGGGGACTGATGCCATCAACGGTATCGGCAACGAACTGAACAATATGTTGACTGGGAATAGTGGGGCGAACATCCTCACGGGAGGCTTGGGGAATGACATCTATGTCGTGGGGACGGGCGACATGGTTGTCGAGAACCTCAATGAAGGCATCGATACGGTCCAATCGTCGGTGAGCTGGGTCTTGGACAACCATGTGGAGAATCTGATCCTTACCGGTACCGCGACGATCACTGGGACCGGCAATGGCCTCGACAACGTCCTGATCGGCAACAGTGCCGCCAACGTGCTGGACGGCGGTGTTGGGTCTGATGCGATGAGCGGGGGCCTGGGGGGTGACACCTATGTGGTCGACGATAGCGGCGACAGCGTGACGGAACAGGTCAATGAAGGAGTCGATCTGGTTCTCAGTTCGGTCTCCTACATCCTCGGGGCGAATGTCGAAAACCTCCGGATGACTGGCACGGCTCACCTCGCAGGGACCGGCAATGCCCTGGCGAATGTCGTGACCGGTAACGCGGGATCCAATGTGCTCGATGGTGGGCTGGGTGCCGATACCCTCATTGGCGGGGCCGGCGATGACACGTATCTTGTCGATGATGCTGGCGATGTGGTGACAGAGCAAGCCAATGAAGGAATCGATACTGTCCAGAGCAGCATCAGCTATACGCTGGGAGCGAATCTTGAAAATCTAACACTGACGGGCACAGCGAACCTCAATGGTACGGGGAACGGTTTGAGTAATACTCTGCTCGGCAACCTGGGCAACAATCGACTGGATGGCGGTGCCGGGGCAGATACGATGGCGGGAGGGGCAGGGGACGACACCTACGTCGTCGATCAGAGCGGCGATGTGGTCACGGAACAGGTCAACGAGGGCACCGATACCGTCGAGAGTGCCCTGACCTATATTCTCGGGGCAAACCTCGAAAACTTGACGCTCACAGGAACCGGCGCGATCAACGGGACCGGCAACGCCTTGGACAATCTCCTCATAGGGAATGCGGCCAACAATACCCTGACCAGCGGCGCGGGGAACGACCACCTGGATGGTGGCCTTGGCAGCGATACCATGATTGGCGGTGCGGGCAACGACATCTATGTGGTCGACAACGTGGGTGATGTCTTGACGGAGCAAGCGATTGAAGGAACTGATGCGGCCCAGAGCAGTGTGAGCTACATCCTCAGCGCCAATGTCGAGAATTTGACCCTGACCGGGACGGCCAATCTGACCGGGACGGGAAACAGTCTGAACAATGTGCTGGTCGGCAATGCCGGCAACAACGTGTTGGACGGTGGGGCGGGGGCCGATACGATGACAGGAGGAGCCGGCGACGACACTTATCTGGTCGACAACAGCGGAGATGTGGTGAGCGAGTCGGTAAACGAGGGTGTGGACAGCGTTCAAAGCACGGTGATCTACCAGCTCGGGGTGAATGTGGAGAACCTGACGCTCACCGGGACAGCCGCGATCAATGGGACCGGCAATGAGCTGAACAACACCCTCACCGGGAACGGAGCGGTGAACGTGCTGGATGGTGGGGCCGGGAACGATACCCTGCTGAGTGGCGCTGGGAACGATGCCCTGCGTGGTGGCAGCGGCGATGATCGTCTCGACGGCGGGGTCGGGAGCGACTCCATGCTCGGTGGTTCCGGCAACGACACCTACGTCGTCGATAACACGGGCGACACGATCACCGAAGCGCTCAACGAAGGAGTGGACACGGTTGAAAGCACCGTCACTTATACCCTGGGGGCCAATCTGGAGGACCTGACACTCATCGGAACCTGGGTGATCAATGGGACCGGCAACGCGTTGGACAATATTCTCCTCGGGAATAGCGCCAATAACACGCTGACTGGTGGAGCTGGGAACGATCGGTTGGATGGCCGTCTAGGCAGCGACACGATGATCGGCGGCACCGGCGACGACACCTACGTCGTCAACCAGGTGGGCGATGTGGTGACCGAAGCCGCCAATCAGGGAATTGATACGGTCGAGAGCGCGATCACCTATACCTTAGGATCCAATCTCGAAAACCTGACTTTGACTGGGACGGGCAACCTCAACGGGACCGGCAACGTGTTGAACAACGTGATCTTCGGGAACGTGGGCGCCAATGCGCTTGACGGTGGATCCGGCAACGATACCATCGACGGCGGGGCTGGGAACGACAGCTTACTGGGCGGCAGCGGAGACGATCAACTCTTGGGTGGACTGGGCGATGATACGCTCAATGCCGGCAGTGGCAATGACCTGCTCAACGGAGGGGACGGGAACGATTTGCTCGATGCGGGTTCAGGCGACGATCAGCTCTTCGGCGGGGCGGGGAACGACCTGTTGACGGGTGGGAGCGGGGCCGACCAGTTCACGGGTGGTACCGGCAACGACAGGTTGATGGGTGGGTCGGGCAATGACCTGTACAACTTCTTCCGAGGGGACGGGCAGGACACGATCATCGATCAGGACCCGTTCCCCGGGAATTCGGATAAGCTTCTGTTCGGGACGACGATTAACCCCTTGGATCTCATCCTCAGCCGACAAGCGAACGATCTCCGGATTTCGCTGCATGGGACGACCGATCAGGTGACGATTCAAAACTGGTATGGAGGAGCGACGAATCAAACAGAAACGATTCAGGCCGGCAATGGGCAAACGTTGTTCAATACGCAAATCGATCAATTGATCCAGGCGATGGCCTCGTTTAGCCAGCAAACGGGCCTGACATGGGACCAGGCCATCGATCAACGACCGCAGGATGTCCAGACGGTCCTTGCCGCGAATTGGCACTAA
- a CDS encoding MIP/aquaporin family protein, which yields MPRPAPLQVVREHWPEYLMEAAGLGLFMVSAAVVTTLLEYPHSPLHGLFTDQWTRRLLIGLAMGLTAIGLIYSPWGQRSGAHFNPAVTVTFFRLGKVSGVDATCYMLAQFIGGLIGLLAAASAIGMAIEHPVVNYVATVPGAGGPSVAFVAELSISFGLMLVVLMLSNTKSLNGWTGLFAGALVATYIVIEAPLSGMSMNPARSFASALPAHLWTSFWIYFTAPPIGMLLAAEVYVRTKGVQRVLCAKLHHHNNTRCIFRCSYMA from the coding sequence ATGCCGAGACCGGCGCCATTACAGGTCGTGCGCGAGCATTGGCCGGAGTATCTGATGGAGGCTGCAGGTCTCGGTCTCTTCATGGTCTCGGCCGCGGTCGTCACGACCTTGCTGGAATATCCCCACTCGCCGTTGCACGGCCTGTTCACCGATCAGTGGACTCGGCGCCTGTTGATCGGATTGGCCATGGGACTGACGGCGATCGGATTGATTTACTCTCCCTGGGGCCAGCGCTCCGGCGCGCATTTCAATCCGGCGGTCACCGTGACGTTTTTTCGCCTTGGCAAGGTCTCCGGAGTCGATGCCACTTGTTACATGCTGGCGCAGTTCATCGGCGGGCTGATCGGACTCCTGGCGGCGGCAAGCGCGATCGGTATGGCCATCGAACATCCGGTCGTCAATTATGTCGCCACGGTGCCGGGGGCCGGCGGACCGTCGGTGGCGTTCGTCGCGGAATTGTCGATCTCGTTCGGACTCATGCTCGTCGTGTTGATGTTGTCGAATACGAAATCACTCAATGGCTGGACCGGTCTCTTTGCAGGCGCGCTCGTGGCCACCTATATCGTGATCGAAGCGCCACTCTCCGGCATGAGCATGAATCCCGCGCGTTCGTTTGCGTCGGCCTTGCCGGCGCATCTCTGGACATCCTTCTGGATCTACTTCACCGCTCCTCCTATCGGCATGCTTCTCGCTGCCGAAGTCTACGTTCGTACCAAGGGGGTGCAGCGCGTGCTCTGCGCCAAGCTGCATCATCACAACAATACACGCTGCATCTTCCGCTGCAGCTATATGGCCTGA
- a CDS encoding Gluconolactonase yields the protein MRERTKKYLVAFVTVGSLVPVDLSLAQVTGDAPGQRPEAIVDLKTDEGIALVKGQWRYSNVKVVDVDHHSPGVDLAPSGPPNRTQDIDVHAGAADFDDSNWEQIKPAQLEERRSTGRLCFNWYRTSVTIPEKVGSFDPTGSTVVFEIAIDDYAEVWVDGKLPLVLGQPGGQLIKGFNAPNRVVLTKNAKPGQKIQLAVFGINGPLSNPPGNFIWVRSATLDFYKANQIGPTQFVKTEIVKIDPALDQIVSSGAQLEKLAGGFLFTEGPVWVPGAANTPGYLLFSDPNANTIYRWSPDGQVSVFRTKSGYAGMDIGAYHQAGSNGLTLDKQGRLTINQHGNRRVIRVEPHGNMTVLADRYDGKRLNSPNDLVYRSDGALYFTDPPFGLPKVFDDPRKELPYSGVYCVKDGQVKLVSTDLDAPNGIALSPDEKTLYVNNWNDKKKVILRYDVNADCTLSNGRVFFDMTNAPGGDALDGLKVDQTGNVYSTGPGGLWIISSEGKQLGLIKGPEDPHNMAWGDDDGKTLYITALTGIYRIRMNVAGVRP from the coding sequence ATGAGGGAGAGGACAAAAAAATACCTCGTGGCATTTGTCACAGTAGGCTCTCTCGTACCGGTCGACCTATCGCTTGCACAGGTCACCGGTGATGCGCCGGGGCAAAGGCCGGAGGCGATCGTGGATTTGAAGACCGATGAAGGGATCGCGTTGGTGAAGGGCCAGTGGCGGTACAGCAACGTCAAGGTCGTCGACGTCGATCATCACAGCCCAGGAGTCGATCTGGCGCCGTCTGGCCCGCCGAATCGCACGCAGGATATCGACGTCCATGCCGGCGCGGCGGACTTCGACGATTCGAATTGGGAGCAGATCAAGCCGGCGCAACTCGAAGAGCGGCGGTCCACTGGGCGGCTCTGCTTTAACTGGTACCGCACGAGCGTGACGATACCCGAGAAAGTCGGCTCGTTCGACCCGACCGGCTCGACTGTCGTGTTCGAAATCGCCATCGACGATTATGCGGAAGTCTGGGTCGATGGAAAGCTGCCGTTAGTTCTGGGACAACCAGGTGGACAATTGATCAAGGGCTTCAATGCGCCGAATCGAGTGGTCTTGACGAAGAACGCGAAACCTGGTCAGAAAATTCAACTGGCCGTCTTCGGGATCAACGGCCCGCTGTCGAATCCGCCGGGCAACTTCATCTGGGTGCGCTCTGCCACGCTCGACTTCTACAAGGCCAATCAGATCGGCCCGACGCAGTTCGTGAAAACCGAGATCGTCAAGATTGATCCGGCGCTCGATCAGATCGTCTCGTCAGGTGCACAACTGGAAAAACTCGCCGGTGGCTTCCTCTTCACCGAGGGACCGGTATGGGTCCCGGGCGCCGCCAACACACCTGGATATCTCCTCTTCAGCGATCCCAACGCCAATACCATCTATCGTTGGTCACCTGACGGGCAGGTATCCGTCTTTCGGACAAAAAGTGGGTACGCCGGTATGGACATCGGCGCATACCACCAGGCCGGCTCAAACGGACTCACGCTCGACAAACAAGGCCGGCTCACCATCAATCAACACGGCAACCGGCGCGTGATTCGCGTCGAACCGCACGGCAACATGACCGTGCTGGCCGATCGCTATGACGGCAAACGACTGAATAGTCCGAATGATCTGGTCTATCGCTCCGACGGCGCGCTTTACTTCACCGATCCGCCGTTCGGCTTGCCCAAGGTCTTCGACGACCCACGCAAGGAACTCCCCTACAGCGGCGTCTACTGCGTGAAGGACGGGCAGGTCAAGTTGGTCAGCACCGACCTCGATGCGCCGAACGGGATTGCGCTCTCGCCGGACGAAAAGACCCTCTACGTCAACAACTGGAACGACAAGAAGAAAGTCATCTTGCGGTATGACGTGAACGCGGACTGCACCCTGTCGAACGGTAGAGTTTTCTTCGACATGACGAATGCGCCCGGTGGTGACGCGCTCGACGGCCTCAAGGTCGATCAGACCGGAAATGTCTACTCAACAGGGCCCGGCGGGCTCTGGATCATCTCATCGGAAGGCAAGCAACTCGGCCTCATCAAGGGACCGGAAGATCCGCACAACATGGCCTGGGGCGATGACGACGGCAAGACGCTCTATATCACGGCGCTGACGGGAATCTATCGCATCCGCATGAATGTTGCGGGAGTGCGGCCATAG
- a CDS encoding Quinone oxidoreductase: MSVRRTMRAVQMNRFGGPEVLALVETPMPMPGPGQVLVRVCAAGVNLSETLMRQNRYAVTPELPAVPGNEVAGVIEALGAAVSGLAVGTRVVAPLFATGQLVGGYAEYVLIDAEFVATIPDELSFAVVTALMIQGLTALYLIKQVPPQGKTVLVSAAAGGVGSLLLQLAKRAGAKAVIAAASTTEKLDFARSLGADAGVNYTRAEWVEQARSKVGTPPASSCWSHRHERAPIEKGEWS; the protein is encoded by the coding sequence ATGTCTGTAAGGCGCACAATGAGGGCCGTCCAGATGAACCGCTTTGGTGGGCCCGAGGTCTTGGCGCTCGTCGAAACTCCCATGCCCATGCCCGGTCCGGGCCAAGTGCTGGTCCGAGTCTGTGCCGCGGGTGTCAATCTTTCCGAGACGCTGATGCGGCAGAATCGTTACGCGGTGACGCCCGAGCTTCCAGCGGTGCCGGGCAACGAGGTCGCCGGTGTCATTGAAGCCCTAGGAGCCGCTGTGAGCGGGTTGGCGGTCGGCACCCGCGTGGTAGCACCGCTGTTCGCCACCGGCCAGTTGGTCGGTGGATACGCCGAGTATGTGTTGATCGATGCGGAGTTTGTGGCCACGATCCCGGACGAGTTGTCGTTTGCGGTCGTGACGGCATTGATGATACAGGGGCTCACGGCCCTGTATCTCATCAAACAGGTACCTCCGCAAGGCAAGACAGTGCTGGTCAGCGCCGCTGCGGGAGGGGTCGGCTCCCTGCTGTTGCAGCTCGCCAAACGTGCTGGAGCCAAGGCCGTGATCGCCGCTGCGAGTACGACCGAGAAACTCGACTTCGCCCGTTCACTCGGCGCCGACGCCGGTGTTAACTACACCAGGGCGGAGTGGGTCGAGCAGGCGCGCTCGAAGGTCGGCACACCACCGGCAAGCTCGTGCTGGTCCCATAGACATGAACGTGCCCCGATAGAGAAAGGAGAGTGGTCATGA